The following are from one region of the Nymphaea colorata isolate Beijing-Zhang1983 chromosome 7, ASM883128v2, whole genome shotgun sequence genome:
- the LOC116257396 gene encoding protein SRG1-like, with protein sequence MESLGSSLPVPNVQELAKENISAVPDRYIRPDREAAIVSGSDGIPNIPVIDFQSLFDGESAPAERERLHRACKEWGLFQLINHEVNTEIVDKMKEETQGFFASPFEEKKSLSQVPGEIEGYGQAFVVSNDQKLDWADMFYLVTHPVSLRKPHIWQMLSTSFRSAIENYAIETQKLVIKILELMANNLGMKKEELHESFEDGMQAMRMNYYPPCPQPELVIGLSPHSDGIGLTLLLQLSDVQGLQVKKDGEWIPVSLLQNAFVVNIGDIMEIISNGVYCSVEHRAVVSHDAERMSIATFFSPNMNVEFGPAPSLITPETPPLFKRVGTAEFFKNLFTRKLQGRAYIDDLRIEKRNE encoded by the exons ATGGAGAGCTTAGGTTCTTCCTTACCGGTTCCAAACGTTCAAGAACTAGCGAAGGAAAACATTTCCGCCGTTCCGGACAGATACATCCGCCCTGACCGAGAAGCAGCCATTGTTAGCGGCAGCGATGGGATCCCAAACATTCCCGTCATTGATTTTCAGTCCCTGTTTGATGGGGAGTCTGCTCcggcagagagggagaggcttCACCGTGCTTGCAAGGAATGGGGCTTGTTCCAG TTAATAAACCATGAAGTGAACACTGAAATAGTTGACAAAATGAAGGAAGAGACACAGGGATTCTTTGCTAGTCCATTTGAGGAGAAGAAAAGTCTTTCACAGGTCCCTGGTGAGATTGAAGGCTATGGACAAGCATTTGTGGTATCAAATGATCAAAAGCTTGATTGGGCAGACATGTTCTATTTGGTAACTCATCCAGTATCTTTAAGAAAGCCACACATATGGCAAATGCTCTCCACATCATTCAG GAGTGCTATAGAGAATTATGCAATTGAGACTCAGAAGCTCGTGATAAAGATATTAGAGCTTATGGCTAACAATTTAgggatgaagaaggaagaaCTCCATGAGAGTTTTGAAGATGGCATGCAAGCGATGAGAATGAACTATTATCCACCATGTCCTCAACCAGAATTGGTCATAGGCCTTTCTCCACATTCTGATGGTATAGGTCTTACACTGTTGCTTCAACTAAGTGATGTGCAGGGGCTGCAAGTAAAAAAGGATGGAGAATGGATTCCGGTTTCACTACTACAAAATGCATTTGTAGTTAATATTGGAGACATTATGGAG ATTATAAGCAATGGTGTATATTGTAGTGTCGAACACAGGGCTGTTGTCAGTCATGATGCAGAAAGAATGTCCATTGCTACCTTCTTCAGTCCTAATATGAACGTGGAGTTTGGTCCTGCACCAAGCCTCATAACCCCTGAAACTCCTCCACTGTTTAAAAGAGTTGGGACAgctgaatttttcaaaaatctttttacACGTAAATTGCAGGGGAGAGCATATATAGATGATCTGCGGATtgagaagagaaatgaatga